In a genomic window of Tissierella sp. Yu-01:
- a CDS encoding YitT family protein yields MKFDFKRFLIINIGLFVLACGLHFFLNPSELAVGGTTGLALIISNLIPKLSYGLLLAFLNITLFIIAFIVLGREFGGYTLYASMALSGILLILELFIPIEAPFTDDLFINLVFGMLIVGVGMGFVFNQNASTGGTDIIAKIINKYSHIEIGKSLLIADFLITLFASFVFGPRLGMYALLGVIINSLVIDKMIAGFNVKINMIIISNEYDKINNYIIHEIIRGTTIYHATGGFSNEDKRIINTIVDRREYIKIRDFVKSVDHRAFVSISYVTEVEGEGFTYD; encoded by the coding sequence GTGAAGTTTGATTTTAAACGATTTTTAATAATTAATATTGGTTTATTTGTATTAGCATGTGGCTTACACTTCTTCCTAAATCCTTCCGAACTTGCAGTCGGTGGTACGACTGGACTAGCACTTATTATTAGTAATCTAATACCTAAACTCTCTTATGGATTATTATTGGCTTTCCTAAACATCACCTTGTTTATTATAGCCTTTATAGTTCTTGGAAGGGAGTTTGGCGGATATACACTTTATGCAAGTATGGCATTATCAGGAATTCTTTTAATATTAGAACTTTTTATTCCAATAGAAGCACCATTTACAGATGATTTGTTCATTAATTTAGTATTTGGAATGTTAATTGTAGGAGTAGGAATGGGTTTTGTTTTCAATCAAAATGCTTCCACGGGAGGAACAGATATAATTGCAAAAATTATAAATAAATATTCTCACATCGAAATAGGTAAAAGCCTTCTTATAGCCGATTTTTTAATAACACTTTTTGCCAGCTTCGTCTTTGGACCTCGTTTGGGAATGTATGCTCTTTTAGGTGTAATAATCAATTCCCTTGTTATTGATAAAATGATAGCTGGATTTAATGTGAAGATTAATATGATAATAATTTCAAATGAATATGATAAGATAAATAATTACATAATTCATGAAATAATCAGAGGAACTACAATATATCATGCTACTGGTGGTTTTTCTAATGAAGATAAAAGAATAATCAATACTATTGTAGATAGAAGAGAATATATTAAAATTAGAGATTTTGTAAAATCAGTTGATCACAGAGCCTTTGTTTCGATTTCATATGTCACAGAGGTTGAAGGTGAAGGTTTTACATATGATTAA